Below is a genomic region from Mycobacteriales bacterium.
TGGTGGAAGCAGATGGGTCCGGCGGGCTCGCCCGGGACCAGCATCTTCTCCCTGTCCGGCCGGGTCACCCGGCCGGGCCAGTACGAAGCGCCGATGGGGTCGACGCTGCGCGAACTGCTCGAGATGGCCGGCGGCGTCCGTGACGGCCACGAGCTGAAGTTCTGGACGCCGGGCGGCTCCTCGACGCCGCTGTTCACCGCCGAGCACCTCGACCTGCCGCTCGACTTCGACTCCGTCGTCAAGGCGGGTTCGATGAACGGCACGAGTGCGCTGATGATCTTCGACGAAAACGACTGCGTCGTACGCGCGGTGAAGAAGTGGTGCGAGTTCTACGCCCACGAGTCCTGCGGCAAGTGCACACCGTGCCGCGAGGGCACCTTCTGGTACGTCCAGATCTACGACCGGCTCGAACGCGGCGAGGCGAGCGAGCAGGACATCGACACGCTGCTCGACCTGTCCGAGAACATCCTGGGCCGGTCGTTCTGCGCGCTCGGCGACGGGGCGGTCAGCCCGGTCACGTCGTCGATCAAGTACTTCCGGGACGAGTACGTCGCCCACTACGAGGGCGGCGGCTGTCCGTTCGCCGAGGAGTCCACGCTGGTTGGGGCCCACTGACATGACCGTTGCGCCCGAGAAGTCCGCGGCACCGTCGCGTCCAGATCTCGTCACCCTCACCATCGACGGGTTCGAGGTGGAGGTACCGAAGGGCACGCTGATCATCCGCGCGGCCGAGAAGATCGGGATCCAGATCCCGCGCTTCTGCGACCACCCGCTGCTCGACCCGGTCGGCGCCTGCCGGCAGTGTCTGGTCGAGGTGACCGACGTCGGAAACGGGCGGGGTATGCCCAAGCCGGCGGCGTCGTGCACGACCGCTGTGTCCCCGGGGATGGTGGTCAAGACCCAGCTGAGCTCACCGGTCGCCGAGAAGGCGCAGCGCGGCCAGATGGAACTGCTGCTCATCAATCACCCGCTCGACTGCCCGATCTGCGACAAGGGTGGCGAGTGCCCGCTGCAGAACCAGGCGATGTCGACCGGGTCCGTCGAGACCCGGTTCCACGACGTCAAGCGCACCTACCCCAAGCCGATCGCGATCTCCTCGCAGGTGCTGCTCGACCGCGAGCGTTGCGTGCTGTGCGCGCGGTGCACCCGGTTCTCCGCACAGGTGTCCGGCGACCCGTTCATCGAGTTGTTCGAGCGGGGTGCCCTCGAGCAGGTCGCGATCTACGCCGACGAGCCCTACGAGTCCTACTTCTCCGGCAACGTCGTGCAGATCTGCCCGGTCGGGGCGCTCACTGGTGCGTCGTACCGCTTCCGGTCGCGGCCGTTCGACCTCGTGTCGACGCCGAGCGTCTGCGAGCACTGCTCGTCCGGCTGCGCGCAGCGCACCGACTGGCGGCGCGGCAAGGTGATGCGCCGGCTGTCCGGGGACGACCCGGAGGTCAACGAGGAGTGGAACTGCGACAAGGGCCGGTGGGCGTTCACCTACGCCTCCGAAAGTGACCGGATCCTGCGGCCGCTGGTGCGCGGCGAGGACGGCGAACTCGCCGAAGCGTCCTGGCCGGAGGCGTTCGAGCGCGCCGCCGAGGGACTGCGGGAGGCTCGCGACTCCGGCGGCGTCGGCGTACTGCCGGGCGGCCGCCTCACCAACGAAGACGCCTACGCCTACAGCAAGTTCGCCCGGTTGGCGCTCGGCACCAACGACATCGACATGCGCGCCCGGCCGCACTCGGACGAGGAGCTCGCCTTCCTCGCCTCCTCGGTGGTGCGCAACGCACCGATCACCGGCGGCGTCACCTACACCGACCTCGAAAACGCGCCGGCCGTGCTGCTGGTGGGTTTCGAGCCGGAGGAGGAGTCGCCGATCGTCTTCCTCCGGCTGCGTAAGGCCAACCGCCGGCGCGGCGCCCGGATCTTCGCGATCGCGCCGTTCACCACCAAGGGGCTGACCAAGTGCGGCGGCACGCTGCTGCGCTGTGCCCCCGGGGTGGAGCCGGAGATCCTCGACGCGCTCGCCGACTCCGGCGGCGATCAGACCGACGTCGCCACCGCCCTGCGTGGCGAGGGTGCCGTGATCCTCGTCGGCGAGCGGCTGGCGACGGTCCCGGGTGCGCTGTCCCGGGTCGCCCGGCTGGCCGCGGAAAGCGGTGCCCGCCTGGCGTGGGTGCCGCGGCGGGCCGGTGAGCGGGGCGGGGTCGAGGCCGGTGCCCTGCCCACCCTGCTGCCCGGTGGCCGGCTCGTCGCCGACCCGGCCGCGCGGCACGAACTCGAGCTGGTCTGGGAGGCCCACCTGCCCGAGGCTCCCGGCCGCGACACCGACGACATCCTGCGGGCGGCCCGCGACGGGGTGCTCGCCGCGCTCGTCGTCGGCGGGGTCGACACCCGCGACCTGCCCGACCCGGCGCTCGCCGAGGAAGCGCTCGCCGCAGCCGGTTTCGTGCTCAGCCTCGAGATGCGGCACTCGACGGTGACCGC
It encodes:
- a CDS encoding NADH-quinone oxidoreductase subunit G, which encodes MTVAPEKSAAPSRPDLVTLTIDGFEVEVPKGTLIIRAAEKIGIQIPRFCDHPLLDPVGACRQCLVEVTDVGNGRGMPKPAASCTTAVSPGMVVKTQLSSPVAEKAQRGQMELLLINHPLDCPICDKGGECPLQNQAMSTGSVETRFHDVKRTYPKPIAISSQVLLDRERCVLCARCTRFSAQVSGDPFIELFERGALEQVAIYADEPYESYFSGNVVQICPVGALTGASYRFRSRPFDLVSTPSVCEHCSSGCAQRTDWRRGKVMRRLSGDDPEVNEEWNCDKGRWAFTYASESDRILRPLVRGEDGELAEASWPEAFERAAEGLREARDSGGVGVLPGGRLTNEDAYAYSKFARLALGTNDIDMRARPHSDEELAFLASSVVRNAPITGGVTYTDLENAPAVLLVGFEPEEESPIVFLRLRKANRRRGARIFAIAPFTTKGLTKCGGTLLRCAPGVEPEILDALADSGGDQTDVATALRGEGAVILVGERLATVPGALSRVARLAAESGARLAWVPRRAGERGGVEAGALPTLLPGGRLVADPAARHELELVWEAHLPEAPGRDTDDILRAARDGVLAALVVGGVDTRDLPDPALAEEALAAAGFVLSLEMRHSTVTAKADVVLPVAPAVHKDGSYLDWEGRFRPFEETVHYVGALSDARVLDTIAEELDVELGLATTKQIRRELAISPVTETPVPAAPDYAAGAVPAPRAGQAVLASWHHLLDLGSLQDGEKHLAGTARRSRVLLSAGTAAEIGVLPGEAVTVSTDRGSVTLPLLVADLPDRVVWLPTNSDGSTVRATLGVDAGAVVDIRTTGGAR